One genomic window of Campylobacter curvus includes the following:
- a CDS encoding disulfide bond formation protein B, with product MQENEKLFFNLMSFAALALIALPVGIACVVLGFGFGDSPCVMCWAERITMIAISLIALFIVRYGPRPGYIAALILMACWGLFNGFLHYSLDGTFGGYLDIKQGFGLEILGAHTQFWVMVVNFCVFVFLAIIILLSRNLGEIMKKTQEGAYGKFLAYLPLGRVATLVFIAIVGANCVQAFVTSGPPPYLGSSTPPRMSFDAGKWFWEKDHWNSALDFRFDWNPELPDLPK from the coding sequence ATGCAAGAGAACGAAAAATTATTTTTTAACCTGATGTCTTTTGCGGCGCTCGCACTCATCGCTCTGCCCGTAGGCATCGCCTGTGTGGTACTTGGATTTGGTTTTGGAGATAGCCCTTGCGTCATGTGTTGGGCGGAGAGGATAACGATGATAGCCATAAGCCTCATCGCGCTTTTCATCGTCCGCTACGGACCAAGACCGGGCTACATCGCGGCGCTTATATTGATGGCGTGCTGGGGGCTTTTCAACGGCTTTTTGCATTATAGTTTGGACGGGACGTTCGGCGGATATTTGGACATAAAACAAGGCTTTGGACTTGAAATTTTAGGCGCTCATACGCAGTTTTGGGTCATGGTAGTAAATTTTTGCGTCTTTGTCTTTTTAGCGATCATCATTTTGCTTAGCCGAAATTTAGGCGAGATAATGAAAAAGACGCAAGAGGGCGCATACGGAAAATTCCTAGCCTATCTACCGCTTGGCAGGGTCGCTACACTCGTTTTTATCGCTATCGTAGGCGCAAACTGCGTCCAGGCTTTCGTAACGTCCGGTCCGCCGCCGTATCTGGGCTCCAGTACGCCGCCTAGGATGAGTTTTGATGCCGGCAAATGGTTTTGGGAAAAGGACCACTGGAACAGCGCGCTTGATTTTAGATTCGACTGGAACCCGGAGCTTCCGGATCTGCCTAAATAA
- a CDS encoding molybdopterin-containing oxidoreductase family protein, with protein MQRRSFLKGMGAGLAVAGSAPSLFGMEQFEVDFKPKSYKGENVSYHHLTCPRNCRDACALIAEVVDGKMVGIKGDPAHPLTQGTACVKGHTYAMHLYNADRIMHPMKRVGKKTEGKWERISWDQALKEIAAKLTAIKEQYGGEALTEFVYSGNEGHISKTIAPGNFFEKYGATRLVRNPCDWPRYAGTPSVIGTDFSKDALEVDESDMYISWGSNESYTAVHWIRFAHRVKKRGGKIIVINTIRIPLANQADMFIQLKPSSDPAFCLAVCKVLIEEDLYDHEFVEKYCMGFDELVHECSLHTYGELADMCGASVDQIKVFAREYAHAKAPAIMHGDGGQRHFNGARLVRAVTFLPVLVGALTKLGGGLFWAYVHVKGCFNFDNCMPDLSPKDKNGKKIERQQVSYVEFGKGIQKEGATYLDKPLNTVIRACINYNSNLMVTAPNTNLIKKRVMDDDFFLVVIDPYDTDTCDYADYVLPGVTFMESEDIQNDQISGYVCYNAQSVKPLGEAKTNLEFFNALAKAMGYTEECFDWDSETVCRKFLDTEFAKKQNITYEKLKTIGWIKPFRTPESMKDQFPYYPYAPKDKLVFGTKSGKCELYSQTFKDAGYHPVIDLETDWHYYEKNEKFGKDYLKKYPLYFMTPGTQLQDNSNWGNMPYILKRVIVKGNAELFMTAEDMRARGIKEGDTVEATNEKGTAIFTAVQTSQMQPGIVYAWNNIWVKVTNSRTGANILCSDGVSDLGNGSTYTASFCEVKKAAKQEA; from the coding sequence ATGCAAAGACGCTCGTTTTTAAAAGGTATGGGTGCGGGGCTGGCGGTTGCCGGCTCGGCACCGTCGCTTTTTGGTATGGAGCAATTCGAGGTGGATTTTAAACCAAAATCCTATAAGGGCGAAAACGTCTCGTATCATCATCTCACCTGTCCTAGAAACTGCCGCGACGCCTGTGCGCTCATAGCCGAAGTCGTAGACGGCAAGATGGTGGGCATCAAGGGAGATCCCGCCCATCCTCTCACTCAAGGCACCGCATGCGTCAAAGGACACACCTACGCCATGCACCTATATAACGCCGATCGCATAATGCATCCGATGAAAAGGGTCGGTAAAAAGACCGAGGGCAAGTGGGAGCGTATCAGCTGGGATCAAGCGCTCAAAGAGATAGCCGCGAAGCTTACGGCGATAAAAGAACAATATGGCGGCGAAGCGCTCACGGAATTTGTATATTCGGGTAACGAAGGGCACATCTCAAAGACCATAGCGCCGGGGAATTTTTTCGAAAAATACGGTGCAACGAGGCTCGTGCGAAATCCTTGCGACTGGCCTAGATACGCGGGAACGCCAAGCGTCATAGGGACGGACTTTTCAAAAGACGCGCTCGAAGTCGATGAGAGCGATATGTATATCAGCTGGGGCTCGAACGAATCATACACTGCCGTTCACTGGATAAGATTCGCTCACCGCGTCAAAAAAAGAGGCGGCAAAATAATAGTCATCAATACGATAAGAATTCCGCTCGCCAATCAAGCCGATATGTTTATACAACTAAAGCCTTCAAGCGATCCCGCGTTTTGTCTGGCTGTTTGCAAGGTGCTTATCGAAGAGGATCTTTACGATCACGAATTCGTAGAAAAATACTGTATGGGCTTTGACGAGCTGGTGCATGAGTGTTCGCTTCATACTTACGGCGAGCTAGCCGATATGTGCGGAGCAAGCGTAGATCAGATAAAGGTATTTGCACGCGAATACGCTCACGCAAAAGCGCCTGCGATAATGCACGGAGACGGCGGTCAAAGGCATTTTAACGGCGCGAGACTCGTTCGTGCGGTCACGTTTTTGCCCGTGCTGGTGGGAGCTTTAACCAAACTTGGCGGCGGACTTTTCTGGGCTTATGTGCATGTAAAAGGCTGCTTTAACTTTGATAACTGCATGCCCGATCTCTCGCCAAAAGACAAAAACGGCAAAAAGATCGAACGCCAACAAGTAAGCTATGTGGAATTTGGCAAAGGCATCCAAAAAGAGGGCGCGACCTATCTTGATAAACCGCTAAATACGGTCATCAGAGCCTGTATCAACTACAACTCGAATTTGATGGTGACGGCACCTAATACGAATTTGATCAAAAAGCGAGTGATGGACGACGATTTCTTCTTGGTAGTCATCGATCCGTATGACACCGATACTTGCGATTACGCGGACTATGTGCTTCCTGGTGTAACCTTCATGGAGAGCGAAGATATCCAAAACGATCAAATTTCAGGATATGTCTGCTACAACGCTCAAAGCGTCAAACCGCTCGGCGAAGCTAAGACGAATTTGGAATTCTTTAACGCGTTGGCAAAGGCTATGGGATACACCGAAGAGTGTTTCGACTGGGATAGCGAGACGGTTTGTAGGAAATTTTTAGATACGGAATTTGCCAAAAAGCAAAATATCACCTATGAAAAACTAAAAACCATCGGCTGGATAAAGCCTTTTAGGACGCCGGAGAGTATGAAAGATCAGTTCCCTTACTATCCGTATGCCCCAAAAGATAAATTGGTGTTTGGAACCAAGAGCGGAAAATGCGAGCTTTATTCGCAAACTTTCAAAGACGCAGGCTATCATCCGGTGATCGATCTTGAAACGGATTGGCATTATTACGAGAAAAACGAGAAATTCGGCAAAGATTATCTCAAAAAATATCCGCTTTATTTTATGACGCCGGGCACTCAGCTACAAGATAACTCGAACTGGGGAAATATGCCTTATATATTAAAACGCGTCATCGTCAAAGGCAACGCCGAGCTCTTTATGACCGCAGAGGATATGCGCGCTCGCGGTATAAAAGAGGGCGATACGGTAGAGGCTACGAACGAAAAAGGCACGGCGATATTTACAGCCGTTCAGACTTCGCAGATGCAACCTGGCATCGTATATGCGTGGAATAACATCTGGGTAAAGGTCACCAACTCTCGCACGGGAGCCAATATCCTTTGTAGCGACGGCGTAAGCGATCTGGGCAACGGCTCGACATATACGGCTAGCTTTTGCGAAGTGAAAAAAGCCGCTAAACAGGAGGCGTAA
- a CDS encoding 4Fe-4S dicluster domain-containing protein, with protein MKRKLGFLFDENFCIGCKACEISCQVYHNQDPDINWRHVDMMLFHEDGIEKEMFITHSCHHCDEPACMEVCSVGAYIKIENGIVQPLHDKCIGCGYCILACPYGAITKGKDEKVQKCNLCAERIEIGEEPACVAGCPCGVLKLVDSDVSDSAGMKKEMPGFKHFFTKPNIRFYPRMKRNEFIH; from the coding sequence ATGAAAAGAAAACTTGGATTTTTATTCGATGAAAATTTTTGTATAGGTTGCAAAGCGTGTGAAATTTCGTGTCAGGTTTATCATAACCAAGACCCGGACATCAACTGGCGACACGTAGATATGATGCTCTTTCACGAGGATGGCATCGAAAAGGAGATGTTCATAACGCACTCTTGCCATCATTGCGACGAGCCTGCTTGTATGGAAGTTTGTTCGGTCGGAGCTTACATAAAGATAGAAAACGGCATAGTTCAGCCGCTTCACGATAAGTGCATAGGATGCGGATATTGCATACTGGCTTGCCCTTACGGCGCGATAACCAAAGGCAAAGACGAAAAGGTGCAAAAGTGTAACCTCTGCGCCGAGAGGATAGAGATAGGCGAGGAGCCCGCGTGCGTGGCAGGCTGTCCGTGCGGAGTGCTAAAGCTAGTAGATAGCGACGTGAGCGATAGCGCCGGTATGAAAAAAGAGATGCCAGGATTCAAGCATTTCTTCACTAAGCCGAATATCCGTTTTTATCCTAGGATGAAGCGAAACGAATTCATTCACTAA
- a CDS encoding TorD/DmsD family molecular chaperone, protein MQNFLRENLELELNRSLCLEDFLRRLFLVELKSENLDGFLAASENLQEEFKKHKFIKEFAKCKEDKNLLDEIRYEFNTLFVGPRRPKAVPYESAYFEYKTMFSKRTMQVREFYESIGLKVEGEKFDKFPDDFIGYELEALYFLSFRALEEFKNENEARAYETLKAKGEFINSHPRQWFGEFCAACNGSAKLEIWKNFGDFLTLYLQKEIKNLQI, encoded by the coding sequence ATGCAAAATTTTTTGCGAGAAAATTTAGAGCTTGAACTAAATCGTAGCCTTTGCTTGGAGGATTTTTTAAGGCGGCTATTTTTAGTAGAGCTAAAAAGCGAAAATTTAGACGGCTTCTTGGCGGCGAGTGAAAATTTGCAGGAGGAATTCAAAAAGCATAAATTCATAAAGGAATTTGCAAAGTGCAAAGAGGATAAAAATTTGCTTGACGAGATCCGATATGAATTCAACACGCTTTTTGTGGGTCCTCGTCGTCCTAAAGCCGTGCCTTACGAGAGTGCGTATTTCGAGTATAAGACGATGTTTAGCAAAAGGACTATGCAAGTCAGGGAATTTTACGAGAGTATCGGGCTTAAAGTAGAGGGCGAGAAATTCGATAAATTCCCGGACGATTTCATCGGATACGAGCTTGAAGCGCTTTATTTTTTGAGCTTTAGGGCTCTTGAGGAATTTAAAAATGAAAACGAAGCTAGAGCTTACGAGACGCTAAAAGCTAAAGGCGAGTTCATAAACTCTCATCCTAGGCAGTGGTTTGGCGAGTTTTGCGCCGCTTGTAACGGCTCGGCTAAGCTTGAAATTTGGAAAAATTTCGGAGATTTTTTGACTCTTTATCTGCAAAAAGAGATCAAAAATTTGCAAATTTAG
- the nrfD gene encoding NrfD/PsrC family molybdoenzyme membrane anchor subunit codes for MLQSTWGWLIAIYLFLGGLGAGAFLCSTLAYKGFLGKLEVKFYRSGFLLAPALVIAGTVLLLFDLAPSAAINPLKILQLYTRPVSMMSIGTYLLTFFIVVSLLVFLQIKKGGKICDTLLTLGSFLAIGVMGYTGLLLYAIKAIPLWASVWLPILFTVSAISTGFSANAVSLISGGANLSREAHKFHAFLALFEIFAVLMLFASVRHEAAGMLSIDKIVAGSLAPCFWIGFVLLGLVAPVLSGAKTMFSPSCKALEDGSVCCVAGGETKSCIFTEIGVLIGGFCLRAFIIFGAVYIF; via the coding sequence ATGCTACAATCAACTTGGGGATGGCTGATCGCTATCTATTTGTTTTTGGGTGGCCTTGGTGCGGGAGCGTTTTTATGCTCGACATTGGCGTATAAGGGATTTTTAGGAAAGCTTGAGGTGAAATTTTACAGATCGGGCTTTTTGCTAGCACCCGCCTTGGTAATAGCAGGAACGGTGCTTTTGCTGTTCGACTTGGCTCCGAGCGCGGCGATAAACCCGCTTAAAATTTTGCAGCTTTATACGCGTCCGGTCTCGATGATGAGCATAGGAACGTATCTGCTCACGTTTTTCATCGTCGTTAGCCTGCTTGTGTTTTTACAGATCAAAAAGGGCGGTAAAATTTGCGATACCCTGCTAACGCTCGGATCGTTTTTAGCTATCGGCGTGATGGGCTATACGGGGCTTTTATTATACGCGATCAAGGCTATACCGCTTTGGGCTAGCGTTTGGCTACCGATTTTATTTACCGTTTCGGCGATCTCGACGGGCTTTAGCGCGAATGCGGTGTCTTTGATAAGTGGCGGTGCGAATTTAAGCCGCGAGGCGCATAAATTCCACGCATTTTTAGCGCTGTTTGAAATTTTTGCCGTCCTTATGCTATTTGCAAGCGTCAGGCACGAGGCGGCGGGGATGCTAAGCATAGATAAGATCGTAGCCGGTTCGCTCGCACCTTGCTTTTGGATAGGATTTGTTTTATTAGGGCTCGTAGCGCCCGTGCTTAGCGGAGCTAAAACGATGTTTAGCCCTTCCTGCAAGGCTTTAGAGGACGGCAGCGTTTGTTGCGTCGCGGGCGGCGAGACAAAAAGCTGCATATTTACCGAAATCGGCGTATTGATAGGCGGCTTTTGCTTAAGAGCGTTTATAATATTCGGCGCCGTTTATATTTTCTGA
- the murD gene encoding UDP-N-acetylmuramoyl-L-alanine--D-glutamate ligase — MKKSLFGHGGTTRSIAKSGGWQIYDDKFSEISRDEFGNELLPVGKFDADESELEIPSPGIPPHHELIKKARNLISEYDYFADKMPFSVWISGTNGKTTTTKMTQHLLAKFGSVMGGNVGIALGELDARAKIWVLETSSFTLHYTRRAKPDIYVLLPITPDHLTWHGDMKAYEQAKLKPLGMMSENGVAILPEIYAKTPTLAKVISYKDESDLAKFCGVSTSEVKFKTPFLIDALLALAVQKILLDRCDVSALNEFVIEANKLEEFTDRYGRVWVNDTKATNIDAAVQAIHRYEGKFLHLILGGDDKGVQMSELFEALRGAKVQIYAIGSNTAKLMALADKFGVRAMACEFLEVAVKKIDENFKKSELNLDILGVANTAINLNDADEIALLSPAAASLDQFKSYAQRGDKFKEFVGNL, encoded by the coding sequence ATGAAAAAGAGTTTATTTGGTCACGGCGGCACGACCCGCTCGATCGCCAAGTCCGGCGGCTGGCAAATTTACGACGATAAATTTAGTGAAATTTCACGCGATGAGTTTGGTAACGAGCTTTTACCGGTCGGTAAATTTGACGCGGACGAAAGCGAGCTTGAGATCCCAAGCCCTGGTATCCCGCCGCATCACGAGCTTATCAAAAAAGCGCGAAATCTGATAAGCGAATACGACTATTTCGCGGATAAGATGCCGTTTAGCGTGTGGATCAGCGGCACGAACGGCAAGACGACGACGACAAAGATGACGCAGCATTTGCTGGCCAAATTTGGCTCTGTGATGGGCGGAAACGTCGGCATCGCGCTTGGCGAGCTGGACGCGCGCGCGAAGATCTGGGTGCTTGAAACGAGCTCTTTCACGCTACACTACACAAGGCGCGCAAAGCCCGATATCTATGTGCTTTTGCCTATCACGCCCGATCATCTCACGTGGCATGGCGACATGAAAGCCTACGAGCAAGCCAAGCTTAAACCACTTGGCATGATGAGCGAAAACGGTGTCGCTATCCTGCCTGAAATTTACGCCAAAACGCCGACGCTAGCGAAGGTCATCAGCTATAAGGACGAGAGCGATTTGGCTAAATTTTGCGGCGTCAGCACGAGCGAGGTAAAATTTAAAACCCCGTTTTTGATAGACGCGCTTTTGGCTCTGGCGGTGCAGAAAATTTTGCTCGATAGATGCGACGTGAGCGCGCTTAACGAGTTTGTCATCGAGGCGAATAAGCTTGAAGAATTCACCGACCGCTACGGACGTGTCTGGGTCAATGACACGAAAGCGACGAACATCGACGCGGCGGTGCAGGCGATACATCGATACGAGGGTAAATTTTTGCATCTGATTTTGGGCGGCGACGATAAGGGTGTGCAGATGAGCGAGCTTTTCGAGGCTTTACGCGGCGCAAAGGTGCAAATTTACGCGATCGGCTCAAATACGGCAAAGCTCATGGCGCTAGCCGATAAATTTGGCGTGCGAGCGATGGCTTGTGAGTTTTTGGAAGTCGCGGTCAAAAAAATAGATGAAAATTTTAAAAAATCTGAGTTAAATTTGGATATTTTGGGTGTGGCAAATACGGCAATAAATTTAAACGACGCAGACGAAATCGCGCTTCTAAGCCCTGCGGCTGCGAGCCTGGATCAGTTTAAAAGCTACGCTCAGCGCGGGGATAAATTTAAGGAATTTGTGGGGAATTTATAA
- the mraY gene encoding phospho-N-acetylmuramoyl-pentapeptide-transferase gives MFYYIYELLNFNIFQYITVRAGFSFFIAFALTVYLMPKFIAWAKAKNAAQPIYELAPQTHQKKAKTPTMGGLVFIGAAVFATLLCARLDNVFVVASLLCLVGFSALGFKDDLNKILGGKNHDGLSPRAKLAVQALIGLAVSTLLYFHGELGSKFYLPFYKFALLDLGVFAIVFWTIVIVAASNAVNLTDGLDGLASVPAIFSLLTLGVFAYICGHAVFSTYLLLPKIVGVGETVIIAAALIGSLMGFLWFNCHPAEVFMGDSGSLSVGAYIGLMGVMTKNEILLIIIGFVFVMETLSVILQVGSFKIFKKRIFLMAPIHHHFEIKGWVENKIIVRFWLIAILANLIALTALKIR, from the coding sequence TTGTTTTATTATATTTATGAACTATTAAATTTCAATATCTTTCAATACATCACCGTCCGTGCGGGCTTTTCGTTTTTCATCGCATTTGCTCTGACTGTTTATCTCATGCCAAAATTTATCGCATGGGCGAAAGCCAAAAACGCCGCGCAGCCTATCTACGAGCTAGCTCCGCAGACGCACCAAAAAAAGGCGAAAACCCCGACGATGGGCGGGCTTGTTTTCATCGGGGCGGCGGTCTTTGCGACCCTACTTTGCGCGCGGCTCGACAATGTTTTCGTCGTAGCATCCTTGCTTTGCCTTGTCGGATTTAGCGCGCTTGGCTTTAAAGACGATCTAAATAAAATTTTAGGCGGCAAAAATCACGATGGGCTAAGTCCCAGAGCAAAGCTCGCGGTGCAGGCGCTAATCGGGCTTGCCGTCTCGACGCTGCTATATTTTCACGGCGAGCTTGGGAGTAAATTTTACCTGCCGTTTTATAAATTTGCCCTGCTCGATCTTGGTGTGTTCGCGATCGTTTTTTGGACGATTGTCATCGTCGCCGCGTCAAATGCGGTAAATTTAACGGACGGACTTGACGGGCTAGCCAGTGTCCCCGCGATATTTTCGCTGCTTACTTTGGGCGTGTTTGCCTACATCTGCGGACACGCAGTGTTTAGCACGTATTTACTTTTGCCAAAGATCGTGGGCGTAGGCGAAACCGTCATCATCGCAGCCGCGCTGATTGGCTCGCTGATGGGCTTTTTGTGGTTTAACTGCCATCCGGCAGAGGTTTTCATGGGAGACAGCGGCAGTCTCAGCGTGGGCGCATATATCGGACTTATGGGCGTGATGACGAAAAATGAAATTTTACTCATCATCATCGGTTTTGTTTTCGTTATGGAGACGTTAAGCGTGATTTTGCAGGTAGGAAGCTTTAAAATTTTTAAAAAGCGTATCTTTTTGATGGCGCCTATTCATCATCATTTTGAGATAAAGGGCTGGGTGGAAAATAAGATAATCGTGAGGTTTTGGCTGATCGCGATACTAGCAAATTTAATCGCTTTGACGGCGTTAAAGATTAGATAA
- the gpmI gene encoding 2,3-bisphosphoglycerate-independent phosphoglycerate mutase produces MKQKTILVITDGIGHSENAEFNAFAAAKKPTYEWLFKNVPNALIKTSGLAVGLPEGQMGNSEVGHMCIGSGRVLYQNLVKISLGFENGSLAKSEKLLNLFKKCKTIHVIGLYSDGGVHSHLSHFDGMCELASANGCEIYAHAITDGRDVSPKSGLNFIKALQAKFKIASISGRFYAMDRDKRWERVELAYEAMMGENPQAIEPFEYVMQSYENDVTDEFIVPASFNGFRGIGENDGVIFINFRNDRAREICAALGAENFSEFVRPFAVKNLLTMTEYDANFAFPVLFENERLQNTLAQVIANAGLTQLHTAETEKYAHVTFFFNGGVEELVSNETRILIPSPKVKTYDEKPEMSALAVCDAVIKGMDDGQDFIVVNFANGDMVGHTGDFDAAVKAVEAVDTALGRIVVKAKERNYALIITSDHGNCEEMRDAEGKILTNHTTYDVPCFIMGEGVRAVRSGGLNNIAASVLRLVGLEKPAEMDEALF; encoded by the coding sequence ATGAAACAAAAGACGATATTAGTGATAACTGACGGCATCGGACACAGTGAAAATGCCGAATTTAATGCCTTTGCTGCGGCAAAAAAGCCTACATACGAGTGGCTTTTTAAAAATGTGCCAAATGCACTCATCAAAACATCAGGGCTTGCGGTCGGTTTGCCTGAGGGGCAGATGGGAAACAGCGAAGTAGGGCACATGTGTATCGGTAGCGGGCGGGTTTTGTATCAAAATTTGGTCAAAATTTCGCTCGGGTTTGAAAACGGCTCGCTGGCAAAGAGCGAGAAGCTTTTAAATTTGTTTAAAAAATGCAAAACCATCCATGTCATCGGGCTTTACAGCGACGGCGGCGTGCATTCGCACCTTAGCCATTTTGACGGTATGTGCGAGCTGGCGAGCGCGAACGGATGCGAAATTTACGCTCACGCGATCACCGACGGGCGCGACGTGAGCCCAAAAAGCGGACTAAATTTCATCAAAGCTTTGCAGGCTAAATTTAAGATCGCGAGCATCAGCGGGCGATTTTACGCGATGGATCGCGACAAACGCTGGGAGCGAGTGGAGCTCGCTTACGAGGCGATGATGGGCGAAAATCCGCAAGCCATCGAGCCCTTTGAATACGTCATGCAAAGCTATGAAAATGACGTGACGGACGAGTTTATCGTGCCTGCGAGCTTTAACGGCTTTCGCGGTATCGGCGAAAATGACGGTGTGATATTTATAAATTTTAGAAACGACCGTGCGCGTGAAATTTGCGCGGCTTTGGGAGCGGAAAATTTTAGCGAATTTGTCCGACCTTTTGCGGTGAAAAATTTGCTAACGATGACCGAATACGACGCGAATTTCGCTTTTCCTGTGCTTTTTGAAAACGAGCGACTGCAAAACACTTTGGCGCAAGTCATCGCAAATGCGGGACTAACGCAGCTGCATACCGCCGAGACCGAGAAATACGCGCATGTGACGTTTTTCTTTAACGGCGGCGTTGAGGAGCTAGTGTCAAACGAAACGCGGATTTTGATCCCAAGCCCGAAGGTCAAAACCTACGACGAAAAGCCCGAGATGAGCGCGCTTGCCGTGTGCGACGCGGTGATAAAAGGTATGGATGACGGACAGGACTTTATCGTGGTAAATTTTGCAAATGGCGATATGGTCGGACATACGGGCGATTTTGACGCGGCGGTAAAGGCGGTCGAGGCGGTGGATACGGCGCTGGGGCGGATCGTGGTAAAGGCAAAGGAGCGAAACTACGCGCTCATCATCACGAGCGATCACGGCAACTGCGAGGAGATGCGCGACGCGGAGGGTAAAATCCTCACGAATCACACGACCTACGACGTGCCGTGCTTTATCATGGGCGAGGGCGTGCGAGCGGTGAGAAGCGGCGGGCTGAATAATATCGCCGCGTCGGTGCTTAGGTTAGTGGGATTAGAAAAACCCGCCGAAATGGACGAAGCTTTGTTTTAA
- the fabG gene encoding 3-oxoacyl-ACP reductase FabG — MKFSGENVLITGASRGIGADTARVLAKMGLKVWINYRSKPEVADALKSEIESAGGVAAVVKFDATDEDEFIKGINLIVDSDGELSYLVNNAGITNDKLALRMKTDEFTGVINANLTSAFIGSREALKIMSKKRFGAVVNIASIVGEMGNAGQVNYAASKGGMIAMTKSFAKEAASRNVRFNAVTPGFIATDMTDALSDEVKAAYEANIPLKRLGKGEEVANAVAFLLSDHASYVTGDVLKVNGGLYM, encoded by the coding sequence ATGAAATTTAGCGGGGAAAATGTGCTCATCACGGGTGCGAGTCGCGGTATCGGAGCCGATACGGCAAGGGTTTTGGCAAAAATGGGCTTAAAGGTGTGGATAAACTACCGCTCAAAGCCCGAGGTCGCAGACGCGCTCAAAAGCGAGATCGAGTCGGCTGGTGGAGTGGCTGCGGTCGTTAAATTTGACGCGACGGACGAGGACGAGTTTATCAAAGGCATAAATTTGATCGTGGATAGCGACGGCGAGCTAAGCTACCTCGTAAATAACGCCGGCATAACGAACGACAAACTGGCGCTTCGCATGAAGACCGATGAATTTACGGGCGTGATAAATGCAAATTTGACGAGCGCCTTCATTGGTTCGCGCGAGGCTTTAAAGATAATGAGTAAAAAACGCTTCGGTGCGGTCGTGAATATCGCCTCGATCGTGGGCGAGATGGGCAATGCCGGGCAGGTCAATTACGCTGCGAGCAAGGGCGGCATGATAGCGATGACGAAGAGCTTCGCCAAAGAGGCTGCGAGCAGGAACGTGCGCTTTAACGCCGTGACTCCAGGCTTTATCGCGACGGATATGACGGACGCGCTAAGCGACGAAGTAAAAGCTGCGTATGAAGCGAACATCCCGCTAAAACGCCTTGGCAAGGGCGAAGAGGTCGCAAATGCAGTGGCGTTTTTGCTCAGCGATCACGCTAGCTACGTCACTGGCGACGTGCTAAAAGTCAATGGCGGACTTTATATGTAG
- the acpP gene encoding acyl carrier protein, which yields MAVFDDVRDVVVEQLSVDPEAVKMESKIIEDLGADSLDVVELVMALEEKFEVEIPDTEAEKLISIADVVNYIEKLGK from the coding sequence ATGGCAGTTTTTGATGATGTTAGAGATGTTGTTGTTGAGCAACTAAGTGTAGATCCTGAGGCAGTGAAAATGGAGTCGAAGATCATCGAGGATCTTGGTGCGGATTCGCTTGATGTTGTCGAGCTTGTGATGGCACTTGAGGAGAAATTTGAAGTTGAAATTCCAGACACTGAGGCCGAGAAGCTCATAAGCATCGCTGACGTTGTAAATTATATAGAAAAGCTTGGCAAATAA